From a single Penaeus vannamei isolate JL-2024 chromosome 25, ASM4276789v1, whole genome shotgun sequence genomic region:
- the LOC113823379 gene encoding adhesive plaque matrix protein: MIRQALLLLCTLALTSADSVPAPSYGAPPPPSYGPPPPPSYGPPPKPTPCYPVTTTLYSTHVQQVPVYQTQYRTQVVPTTLYQTQYQTQYQTVYKTQHVPNYITTTLYQTQYVTTTAYVTQYKTQYQPQYITTTQYQPQYITTTQYQPQYITTTLYVTKYQTQYVTTTQYQPQYITTTQYQPQYITTTQYQPQYITTTQYRPQYVTTTQYQPQYITTTQYRPQYVTTTQYQPQYVTTTNYVTQYKTQYQPHYVTQTVCPKKMGYGY; this comes from the exons ATGATTCGCCAAGCACTGCTGCTGCTATGTACGTTGGCTCTTACGTCGGCCGACTCAGTCCCCGCCCCTTCCTATGgggccccgcctcctccctcgtacgggcccccgcctcctccctcgtaCGGGCCCCCTCCCAAGCCCACCCCATGCTACCCCGTAACCACCACGCTATATTCTACTCACGTTCAACAG GTCCCTGTCTACCAAACTCAGTATAGGACCCAGGTTGTACCCACCACGTTGTACCAAACGCAGTACCAGACACAGTACCAGACGGTGTACAAAACCCAGCATGTGCCAAactacatcaccaccaccctgTACCAAACCCAGTATGTCACCACAACAGCTTACGTCACTCAGTACAAGACCCAGTACCAGCCCCAATACATCACAACGACACAATACCAGCCCCAGTACATCACAACAACACAGTACCAGCCTCAGTACATCACGACGACGCTGTACGTTACCAAGTACCAGACCCAGTACGTCACAACAACTCAATACCAACCTCAGTACATCACAACAACTCAGTACCAACCCCAGTACATTACAACGACCCAGTACCAGCCCCAATACATCACAACAACGCAATACCGACCCCAGTACGTTACCACAACTCAGTACCAGCCTCAGTACATCACAACAACACAGTACCGCCCACAGTACGTCACAACAACCCAGTACCAGCCTCAATACGTCACCACGACGAATTACGTCACCCAGTACAAGACCCAGTACCAGCCCCATTACGTCACCCAAACCGTTTGCCCCAAGAAGATGGGCTACGGATACTGA
- the LOC113823377 gene encoding uncharacterized protein: MNRRSTLPSSLLLLLLLCAPPLAPADRPNPSCPARTHYVTKYSTKTQEIPVYETSFITETVTATLRTTEFQTKLKKQFTTESTPKQVTKTLNLLYYVTDTIYTTHYSTSHVTQYVTQTLLSPQYVKETHYDSLHVTSTQLHYERQFEISTRYLTQTSLSFSTAVVSTVVPRHETLVQTLRRYVTSCAYEG; encoded by the exons ATGAACCGCCGTAGCACTCTGCCATCgtcgttgttgctgctgctgttgctgtgcgCGCCGCCCCTCGCCCCGGCCGACCGCCCGAACCCCTCCTGCCCCGCGAGAACGCATTACGTCACTAAATACTCTACGAAGACACAAGAG ATCCCGGTCTACGAAACCTCCTTCATCACCGAGACCGTCACAGCGACGCTGCGCACGACGGAGTTCCAGACCAAATTAAAGAAGCAATTTACGACGGAGTCCACGCCGAAGCAGGTCACGAAAACGCTGAACCTCCTCTATTACGTCACCGACACCATCTACACCACGCACTACAGCACGAGCCACGTCACCCAGTACGTCACGCAGACTCTCCTGAGCCCTCAGTACGTCAAGGAGACGCACTACGATAGCCTGCACGTCACCAGCACGCAACTCCACTACGAGCGCCAGTTTGAGATCTCGACGCGCTACCTGACGCAGACGTCCCTCTCCTTCAGCACGGCCGTGGTGTCGACGGTCGTCCCGAGGCACGAGACCCTCGTGCAGACCCTGCGGAGGTACGTCACCTCCTGCGCCTACGAGGGCTAA